GTTTGATCACGTCCTCAAGCATGCTGTTGAGAATGTAGGTGGTGCGTCCGTCGACAATGCGCTCAGCCACGGCTGGCGCTTGCGGCGCTGGTTGGGTGCTCGGTGCTTCGCCTGGAATGGCGTTGACCGTGAAGGTGTTGGAGGCCGGCACGGCGATGCCATCGCTGGCGACGGCGCCTTTTGGAACGCTCGGCGGGTTGGCAACGAACAGCGTGTCGCCGTTGCGGCTTTCGATCTTGTCGATGATGTACGGGGTTATCTTGTAGCCGCCGTTGGCGAAGGTGCTCCAGCCGGTGGCGATTTCCATTGGCGTCAGGGTCGCGGTACCCAGGGCCAGCGACAGGTTGCGCGGCAGGTCCTGCTTGTTGAAGCCGAACTTGCTGATGTAGTCGATGGTGCGGTCGACACCCAGCGCTTGCAACAATCGGATCGATACCAGGTTGCGCGACTTGTAGAGCGCTTCACGCATGCGGATCGGGCCGAGGAAGGTGTTGGTGTCGTTCTTCGGACGCCAGACCTTGTCCAGGTACTCGTCGACGAACACGATCGGTGCGTCGTTCACCAGGCTGGCGGCGGTATAGCCGTTGTCCAGGGCGGCGCTGTAGACGAATGGCTTGAAGCTTGAACCCGGCTGACGCTTGGCCTGCATGGCGCGGTTGTAGTTGCTCTGCTCGAAGGCGAACCCGCCGACCAGCGAACGAATAGCACCGTTCTGCGGATCGAGGGAAACCAGTGCGCCCTGAGCCTGCGGAATCTGGCTGAATTTGAGCGAATTGTCTGGCTGACGCTGCACGCGAATCAGATCACCAACCTGTGCGACATCCGACGGCTGCTTCGGATTGGCGCCCATGCTGTTGGTGTTCAGGAAGGGGCGAGCCCACTTCATGGTGTCCCAGGCAACGTGTTCTTCGCCGGTGCGGGTCAGCACCTGCACGCCGTTCTTGTCGACCTGGGTCACGATCGCCGGTTCCAGGCTGCTGATGGTCCGCTGCTTGGTCAGCTCCAGGATCCAGGCCTCTCGGGTTTTACCCGGCAGACGTGACTCGGGGCCGCGATAACCGTGCCGTTGATCGTAGGTCATCAAGCCTTCGTGAACCGCGGTGTTGGCCATTTCCTGCAAATCGCTCGGCACCGTGGTGGTGACACGGAAACCTTCGGTATACGCATCGCTGCCATAGCGGCCGACCATTTCGGCACGGGCCATTTCGGCGACGTACGGAGCGTTCACTTCCGGGGTCGGCACATGGTAGCTGGCGTTCAGCGGCTCATTGATCGCGGTGGTGTAGTCGGCTTCGGTGATCTTGCCGAGCTTGTACATGCGCCCAAGGATCCAGTCGCGACGCTCCTTGCTGCGGGCCGGGTTGGCCAGCGGGTTGAAGCGTGACGGGGCTTTTGGCAGGCCGGCGATCATCGCCATCTGCGCCAGGCTGACGTCACGAATCGACTTGCCGTAATAGACCTGCGCCGCCGCCTCGATGCCATAGGCGCGGTTGCCCAGATAGATCTTGTTGACGTATAGCTCGAGGATCTCGTCCTTGGTCAGCTGTCGTTCGATCTGCAGCGCCAGGAGGATTTCGGTGGTTTTGCGCGAGAAGCTGCGTTCGCTGGTGAGGAAGAAGTTCTTCGCCACCTGCATGGTGATGGTGCTGCCGCCGGACTGAATGTGTCCGCTTTTTACCAGTTGGGTAGCGGCACGCATCAGGCTGCTCGGATCGACGCCGTAGTGGTTGGCGAAATTGTCGTCTTCAGCACTTAGTAACGCATTAATGAAGTTGGGGGGAATGTCGGCGAAACGGATCGGCGTACGGCGCATTTCACCAAATTCTGCGATCAACTTGTTGTCGCTGCTGTACACCCGCAAAGGAATCTGCAACTGAATACTTCTCAGCGCCTCCACGGATGGCAATCCGGGGCTAAGGTAAAGAAAAGCGCCGCTCAGACCCAGGAGCAGTCCGCAGAAAACGGCGACGATGGACCAACCGAAAAATTTCAGCAGACGAATCAAGGCTTTTGGATATCCAGGGCAAAGAATGAATTAGGCATCAGGGTTCAGGCTATACAGAGAATGACCCGCGCTTGCAGTGAAAGCGGAAAAAACGCTCGGCATTATAAGCATTTTTCCGTCGGGGGCGTCATTTGCGCTTCTGTCAAGACGGGGGGTATTGAACGCAATGGATATTACAGAGTCCGTAACTCACGGATAGTCATAGGGAATTGGTAGTGCTAGGACTCTTCAATAAAAAAGCCAATACGCTTTTGGGGATCGACATCAGCTCCACGTCGGTGAAGCTGCTGGAGCTAAGTCGCCAGGGCGACCGCTATCGGGTCGAGGCCTATGCGGTCGAACCGCTGCCCGCCAGTGCCGTGGTCGAGAAAAATATCGCCGAGCTCGAAGGTGTGGGGCAGGCTCTTGCGCGGGTGCTATCCAAGGCCAAAACCAGCCTCAGGAACGTTGCCGTGGCGGTGGCCGGTTCAGCGGTGATCACCAAGACCATCGAGATGGACGCCGGCCTTTCCGACGACGAGATGGAAAACCAGCTGAAGATCGAGGCCGATCAGTACATTCCTTATCCTCTGGATGAAGTGGCGATCGATTTCGAAGTGCAGGGCGTGTCGCCGCGCAACCCCGAACGGGTCAATGTGCTGCTGGCGGCCTGTCGCAAGGAAAACGTCGAGGTCCGCGAAGCGGCCCTGGCTCTGGCCGGGCTGACCGCGCGAGTGGTCGACGTCGAAGCCTATGCCCTGGAGCGGTCGTTCGGCCTGCTGGCAACCCAGTTGGCTGCTTCTCAGGAGCGTCTGACCGTGGCGGTGGTCGATATCGGTGCCACCATGACCACCCTGAGCGTGCTGCACAATGGCCGGATCATCTACACCCGCGAACAATTGTTCGGCGGCCGTCAATTGACGGAAGAGATCCAGCGTCGTTATGGCCTGACGGTCGAGCAGGCGGGGCTGGCGAAGAAGCAGGGTGGTTTGCCGGACGATTACGTCAGCGAGGTCTTGCAGCCGTTTCGTGATGCGTTGGTGCAGCAGGTGTCGCGTTCGTTGCAGTTTTTCTTTGCCTCCGGCCAGTACAACTCGGTCGATCACATCCTCTTGGCCGGCGGCACCGCCTCGGTCCCCGGGCTGGAGCGATTGATCGAGCAGCGACTGGGTACGCCGACCCAGGTCGCCAATCCATTCTCCAACATGACCCTGAGCAGCAAGGTCAACGCCGGGGCCCTGGCGAGCGATGCCCCGGCACTGATGATTGCCTGCGGGCTGGCCCTCAGGAGTTTCGACTGATGGCGCGGATCAATCTTTTACCCTGGCGTGAAGAGTTGCGCGAAGGGCGTCGCAAACGCTTTTTGTTGGCGTTGGTCGGTGTGCTGGTGGGGTCAGTGGGGGCATTGCTGATCGCGGACCAGGTCATTAACAGCGCCATTGATCGGCAAGTTGCGCGTAACGATTACATCAGCAAGCAGATTGCTGTGGTCGACGAGCGGATCAAGCAGATCAGCGACTTGAAGGCCCGTCGACAGCAACTCGTCGAGCGCATGCGCATTATTCAGGACCTGCAAGGCAACCGGCCGATCAGCGGGAGGATTTTCGATCAATTGGCGCGTACTTTGCCGGAAGGAGTTTATTTCACCGAAGTGAAAATGGTCGGCAAGACGTTGTCTATCACCGGCGCGGCGGAGTCCAACAATCGTGTTTCGGATCTGATGCGCAATCTTGATGCCTCCGACTGGTTCGATGCGCCAAACCTTACGGAAGTCAAAGCGACCACCGCCGGTCAGCTGGATCAGGCCAATGTTTTTCAGTTGACCGTCCGTCAGACTCAGCCCGCAGTTGTGGGGGGCGCTAAATGAAACTGTCCGAATGGTTCGAAGGGTTACGCCAGATCGACATCAACGATCTGGACACCAACAACCTGGGTTCCTGGCCACCGGCGATCAAGGTTCTGGCGAGTGTCCTGCTGATGGTTCTGGTGCTGGCCCTGGGCTACAGCTTCTTGATCAGCGATCTGCAAAACCACTTGGAACTCAGGCGCGAAGAAGAGTCGACGCTCAGGGAGCAATTCGCGACCAAAGCCCATATGGCGGCAAATCTGGAGCTGTATACCCAGCAGATGAAGGAAATGGAGAACTCCTTCGGCATGCTATTACGGCAATTGCCCAGCGACACCGAAGTGCCCGGCCTGCTGGAAGATATCACCCGCGCCGGTCTGGGCAGCGGCCTGGAGTTCGAAGAGATCAAGCTGCTTCGAGAGGTCACCCAGCAGTTCTACATCGAGCTGCCTATCCAGATCACCGTCACCGGCGCTTATCACGACCTGGCCACTTTCGTCAGCGGCGTGGCCGGGCTCCCGCGGATCGTCACCCTGCATGATTTCGACCTGGCGCCGGCCAGTCCTGATGGTCCGAAGTTGCGCATGAGCATCCTTGCCAAGACCTATCGCTACAACGACAAGGGGTTGCAGAAATGAGCCCGATTCGTTGCCTGTCGATGGGTATGTGTCTGGTCGTCCTGGCCGGTTGTGGCGCTGACACTGATTTCAGTGATCTGGACGCCTATCTGAACGAAGTGCGCCTGCGTGCGCCCGGCAAGATTGAACCAACGCCGACATTCCGGTCTTACCCGACATTCACCTATAACGCTGCCAACCTGCGTAGCCCGTTCTCCCGGCAGGTCAGAGTCGATCTGGCCGGCCAGAAGCATGGCTCGCGCAACGTCAAACCCGACCCCAACCGGGTCAAGCAGTACCTCGAAGGTTTCAACATCGAGCAATTTGAAATGGTCGGCACCATCTCCAATGCAGCTGGCTCCTTTGCGCTGTTGCGCGGGGCGGGCGGCGTGCATCGGCTGAAAGTCGGCGATTACCTGGGGCGTAACGATGGGCGGATCGTCGCCATCAGCGGTTCGCAAGTCGACGTGGTCGAAATCGTTCCCGATGGCGAAGGTGCCTGGCTGGAACGGCCGCGAACCATCCCTTTGAAAGAGCACTCATAGTGGAACTCGAATAATGAACAGGATTTTCTCAACCTTCGGTATTTCGCTATGGATAGCGTTTCTGTCGCCGATGGTAGTGGCGGCCAACCTCAAAGCGCTGGATGTCGCTGCGTTGCCCGGTGACCGTGTCGAGTTGAAGTTGTCGTTCGATGGGCCGCCGCCGCAGCCCCACGGTTACACGACAGAGCAGCCTGCGCGGATTGCGCTGGACCTGCCGGGGGTTACCAGTCAGCTGGCGAGCAAGAATCGGGACCTGGGCGGCGGCAATGCCCGCAGCGCCACGGTGGTTGAGGCCAAGGACCGCACACGGCTGATCATCAGCCTGACTCAATTGACTCCATACAACGCCCGCGTCGAAGGCAACAATCTGTTCGTGGTCGTCGGGCAAGGGGCCGGTAACAAGGCGCCCAAGCCGATCACCAACGCACCGCGCGCAGCCACTGCGACACCAGCGCCCGCCAGGGCCAATGCGCCCGTGGGCAAAGCCATCCGGGGCGTGGATTTCCAGCGCGGCACCCAGGGTGAGGGCAATGTGATCATTGATCTGTCGGATCCGTCGATCGCCCCGGACATCCAGGAACGCGATGGCAAAATCATCGTCGGTTTCACCAAGACCCAACTGCCTGAACGGTTGCGTGTACGCCTCGACGTCAAGGATTTCGCTACGCCGGTGCAGTTCGTCAACGCCAGCGCCACGGGCGACCGGGCCATTATCAGTATCGAGCCCAGTGGCGCCTTCGATTATTCGACCTACCAGACCGACAACAAACTGACCGTCAGCATCCGGGCGATGACTGTCGATGACTTGCACAAGCGCAACACCGAACGCTTTGCCTACACCGGCGAAAAACTCTCGCTGAATTTTCAAGACATCGATGTGCGCTCGGTGCTGCAACTGATCGCCGATTTCACCAACCTCAATCTGGTGGCCAGCGACACGGTGCAGGGCGGCATCACGTTGCGTCTGCAGAATGTGCCGTGGGATCAAGCGCTGGACCTGGTGCTGAAAACCAAAGATTTAGACAAGCGCAAGATCGGTAACGTGCTCCTTGTGGCGCCCGCCTCTGAAATCGCCTCTCGTGAGCGTCAGGAGTTGGAGTCGCAAAAACAGATCGCGGAACTGGCGCCGCTGCGTCGTGAGCTGCTGCAAGTCAACTACGCCAAGGCCAAGGACATCGCTGAGTTGTTCAAGTCGGTGACTAGTGACGACGCAAAAACCGATGAGCGTGGCTCGATCACTGTCGATGAGCGGACCAACAACATCATTGCCTACCAGACCCAGGATCGCCTCGACGAGCTGCGTCGCATTGTTGCGCAGCTGGATATCCCGGTGCGTCAGGTGATGATCGAGGCACGCATCGTCGAAGCCAACGTCGATTACGACAAAAGCCTAGGCGTACGCTGGGGTGGTTCGGCGCAGAAGGGTAACTGGAACACATCCGGGGTCAACGGCTCTTCGACCACCATTGGTACTCCGGGAAGCACCAGCACTAACTCGCCGTTCGTCGACCTGGGGACCTCTGGCAACACCTCGGGGATCGGCATCGCCTTCATTACCGACAATGTGCTGCTGGACCTTGAGCTTTCAGCCATGGAGAAAACCGGCAACGGGGAAATCGTCTCGCAGCCCAAGGTGGTCACGTCCGACAAGGAAACCGCGAAAATCCTCAAGGGCACCGAGATTCCTTATCAGGAAGCCAGTTCCAGCGGCGCCACCTCGGTGTCGTTCAAGGAAGCTTCGCTGTCCCTGGAAGTGACCCCGCAGATCACGCCAGACAATCGAATCATCATGGAGGTCAAGGTCACCAAGGACGAACCGGACTACCTGAACAAAGTGCAGGATGTACCGCCGATCAAGAAAAACGAGGTCAACGCCAAGGTGTTGGTTAACGACGGCGAGACTATCGTCATTGGTGGGGTTTTCTCAAATACTCAGAGCAAGGTTGTAGATAAGGTGCCATTTCTCGGTGATGTGCCGTATCTTGGCCGCCTTTTCCGGCGTGATGTGGTTTCGGAGAAAAAATCCGAGCTGCTGGTATTTCTCACTCCGCGTATCATGAACAATCAGGCGATTGCTGTGAGTCATTGATTCTGTGCGAAATTTGATTCTTGTTGGACCGATGGGGGCTGGAAAAAGCACCATCGGCCGTTTGCTGGCCAAAGAGCTGCGCCTGCCATTCAAAGATTCCGATAAGGAAATTGAATTGCGCACGGGCGCCAATATCCCGTGGATCTTCGATAAGGAAGGCGAACCGGGCTTTCGTGACCGCGAGCAGGCGATGATTGCCGAGCTGTGCGCATTCGACGGCGTGGTGTTGGCGACCGGTGGCGGCGCCGTGATGCGCGAAGCCAATCGTCGAGCGCTGCACGCCGGTGGTCGGGTGGTCTATCTGCATGCGTCTGTCGAGCAGCAGGTCGGCCGAACAGCTCGCGACCGCAACCGGCCACTGTTGCGCACCGCCGATCCGGCCAAGACCCTGCGGGACTTGCTGGCGATCCGTGATCCGCTGTATCGGGAGATCGCCGACCTGGTGGTTGAAACCGATGAGCGGCCACCGCGAATGGTGGTGCTCGACATCCTCGAACGCTTGCAGCAGCTACCGCCCCGTTAATGCGCGGCGCGAAATGCGCTATCCTCGGCGTCCTGTCGCAGCCGCTCAAGGTTGTGGCGGCTGACTACCGAACGGCGTCGCACCAGCAGGCGCCATGGAATTCGTAAACTGAAGGCAGGATGCCTGATTCAATCTTCACTGTGGGGACACATGCAGACACTCAAGGTCGATCTAGGCGAGCGC
The Pseudomonas lini DNA segment above includes these coding regions:
- a CDS encoding penicillin-binding protein 1A — encoded protein: MIRLLKFFGWSIVAVFCGLLLGLSGAFLYLSPGLPSVEALRSIQLQIPLRVYSSDNKLIAEFGEMRRTPIRFADIPPNFINALLSAEDDNFANHYGVDPSSLMRAATQLVKSGHIQSGGSTITMQVAKNFFLTSERSFSRKTTEILLALQIERQLTKDEILELYVNKIYLGNRAYGIEAAAQVYYGKSIRDVSLAQMAMIAGLPKAPSRFNPLANPARSKERRDWILGRMYKLGKITEADYTTAINEPLNASYHVPTPEVNAPYVAEMARAEMVGRYGSDAYTEGFRVTTTVPSDLQEMANTAVHEGLMTYDQRHGYRGPESRLPGKTREAWILELTKQRTISSLEPAIVTQVDKNGVQVLTRTGEEHVAWDTMKWARPFLNTNSMGANPKQPSDVAQVGDLIRVQRQPDNSLKFSQIPQAQGALVSLDPQNGAIRSLVGGFAFEQSNYNRAMQAKRQPGSSFKPFVYSAALDNGYTAASLVNDAPIVFVDEYLDKVWRPKNDTNTFLGPIRMREALYKSRNLVSIRLLQALGVDRTIDYISKFGFNKQDLPRNLSLALGTATLTPMEIATGWSTFANGGYKITPYIIDKIESRNGDTLFVANPPSVPKGAVASDGIAVPASNTFTVNAIPGEAPSTQPAPQAPAVAERIVDGRTTYILNSMLEDVIKLGTGRRALALGRSDIAGKTGTTNESKDAWFSGYNADYVTTVWTGFDQPESLGKREFGGTVALPIWMNYMAAALKDKPPHTQAEPEGILSLRVDPVSGRAASPGTPGAYFELFKAEDTPPSVNELGNGNVPGSPLPADEAAPIDLF
- a CDS encoding pilus assembly protein PilM, whose protein sequence is MLGLFNKKANTLLGIDISSTSVKLLELSRQGDRYRVEAYAVEPLPASAVVEKNIAELEGVGQALARVLSKAKTSLRNVAVAVAGSAVITKTIEMDAGLSDDEMENQLKIEADQYIPYPLDEVAIDFEVQGVSPRNPERVNVLLAACRKENVEVREAALALAGLTARVVDVEAYALERSFGLLATQLAASQERLTVAVVDIGATMTTLSVLHNGRIIYTREQLFGGRQLTEEIQRRYGLTVEQAGLAKKQGGLPDDYVSEVLQPFRDALVQQVSRSLQFFFASGQYNSVDHILLAGGTASVPGLERLIEQRLGTPTQVANPFSNMTLSSKVNAGALASDAPALMIACGLALRSFD
- a CDS encoding PilN domain-containing protein, which encodes MARINLLPWREELREGRRKRFLLALVGVLVGSVGALLIADQVINSAIDRQVARNDYISKQIAVVDERIKQISDLKARRQQLVERMRIIQDLQGNRPISGRIFDQLARTLPEGVYFTEVKMVGKTLSITGAAESNNRVSDLMRNLDASDWFDAPNLTEVKATTAGQLDQANVFQLTVRQTQPAVVGGAK
- the pilO gene encoding type 4a pilus biogenesis protein PilO; its protein translation is MKLSEWFEGLRQIDINDLDTNNLGSWPPAIKVLASVLLMVLVLALGYSFLISDLQNHLELRREEESTLREQFATKAHMAANLELYTQQMKEMENSFGMLLRQLPSDTEVPGLLEDITRAGLGSGLEFEEIKLLREVTQQFYIELPIQITVTGAYHDLATFVSGVAGLPRIVTLHDFDLAPASPDGPKLRMSILAKTYRYNDKGLQK
- a CDS encoding pilus assembly protein PilP, encoding MSPIRCLSMGMCLVVLAGCGADTDFSDLDAYLNEVRLRAPGKIEPTPTFRSYPTFTYNAANLRSPFSRQVRVDLAGQKHGSRNVKPDPNRVKQYLEGFNIEQFEMVGTISNAAGSFALLRGAGGVHRLKVGDYLGRNDGRIVAISGSQVDVVEIVPDGEGAWLERPRTIPLKEHS
- the pilQ gene encoding type IV pilus secretin PilQ, whose product is MNRIFSTFGISLWIAFLSPMVVAANLKALDVAALPGDRVELKLSFDGPPPQPHGYTTEQPARIALDLPGVTSQLASKNRDLGGGNARSATVVEAKDRTRLIISLTQLTPYNARVEGNNLFVVVGQGAGNKAPKPITNAPRAATATPAPARANAPVGKAIRGVDFQRGTQGEGNVIIDLSDPSIAPDIQERDGKIIVGFTKTQLPERLRVRLDVKDFATPVQFVNASATGDRAIISIEPSGAFDYSTYQTDNKLTVSIRAMTVDDLHKRNTERFAYTGEKLSLNFQDIDVRSVLQLIADFTNLNLVASDTVQGGITLRLQNVPWDQALDLVLKTKDLDKRKIGNVLLVAPASEIASRERQELESQKQIAELAPLRRELLQVNYAKAKDIAELFKSVTSDDAKTDERGSITVDERTNNIIAYQTQDRLDELRRIVAQLDIPVRQVMIEARIVEANVDYDKSLGVRWGGSAQKGNWNTSGVNGSSTTIGTPGSTSTNSPFVDLGTSGNTSGIGIAFITDNVLLDLELSAMEKTGNGEIVSQPKVVTSDKETAKILKGTEIPYQEASSSGATSVSFKEASLSLEVTPQITPDNRIIMEVKVTKDEPDYLNKVQDVPPIKKNEVNAKVLVNDGETIVIGGVFSNTQSKVVDKVPFLGDVPYLGRLFRRDVVSEKKSELLVFLTPRIMNNQAIAVSH
- the aroK gene encoding shikimate kinase AroK, yielding MRNLILVGPMGAGKSTIGRLLAKELRLPFKDSDKEIELRTGANIPWIFDKEGEPGFRDREQAMIAELCAFDGVVLATGGGAVMREANRRALHAGGRVVYLHASVEQQVGRTARDRNRPLLRTADPAKTLRDLLAIRDPLYREIADLVVETDERPPRMVVLDILERLQQLPPR